A window of Cyprinus carpio isolate SPL01 chromosome A6, ASM1834038v1, whole genome shotgun sequence genomic DNA:
TCGAAAGGACAAAGGTCTTGTTATCTCACCAAAGCTCCCTTTTGTGAATTATTGCCTTTTTaggaacacaaacacatgttGAGGAAAAGGGCACGATTTCCAGAAAGGCTGGAGTtaattgttcatttgttttttgacAGATGTGTGACATGAAGATGATGTGAAGATGAGGTGATGTAAGTTAACAACCATATTGGGATGTTCACTTTATTTAACTGACCATTTGATGTCTATATGAATTATAATCATAGATTTggtcaaaccaaaataaaatacatgtaaagtCAAAGTAAGGGGGTCAGTGTAATTAACTACGCATAAaacccatcttttttttttacttaagtaccagatattggtttcatgccataaaatatttttaatacgactttGTATGTAACGTGAAttttaagttactaattataacaccttttacagaaagagagcaaagaacatttagcctacattatcaaagaacattttcactgactttAGTCTAGCTAGAGTtgaagcactctcaaaaactcccattataattactgaagctgtttacactgtgaaatgaatatcttactttacatacgcacatctgcactttgttgtttatgatgagagattttgccagagagcagaattcagtcaagAATTCGAAGCGCGCACTGAACAAAACACCtgtgtttcagcgatgactcatctgaacgcctctgattggccattgcattcaaaAGCTCAGCGGAAGCGTGTGTGTATTTTGGTTATACTGCGCAGCGCTGTTAAAACGTGTCTGGCAAAGCACGGCTGCAGATTTGAATCTAgaatcaaatataacaaatattatttggctatgtttttgtcttttggaagctgcattcaaaatacaCGTTCCCCCTTGCTTTGAATGGGTATGACACCTCTAATTGTAGATATTCCAGGGGTTACAGTGattttgcatttagtttttttttttttttttatcagtaaaaactaaaataagaaaaagattcAAAATTTATGACTCATGGTGGTCTGGATGTTAATATCACAACTTGAATGGTTGTGGATATAGAATGTTTTCTGGTTTTTAGGCCTTTGAAATTCGGATAATGAGAACAATTATTCTCAGTATAAATgagatgctatttttttttttctttttgcatttttattactgtCACAGATCTACTACAAAATGTCCCAAGCAAAACATGTCCTTTTAGCAGAATATATGCCCACTTTTGAATGCCTGTCAGTGGAGAGAGCAAATGCAGCATTTTTCAGCACTGGAACATGCTATAAACATATTTTCAGGTCGAAAGGTTGTCCTAGCCAGAGCCTACCCATCGGAAAGTATATTTCTCTAAAGCAGAGATGCCCAAACCAGGGTTGACCCTTGATGACCTTTGATAGGAATAAACATGCCATTGAAGCATGTTTATTCCTATCAAATTCCTATTTgttaagtttgttttgtttgttttgcattaaaatgtagAGAATATAAGGGAATTtgattaattgctttttttttttaattttacatttgatcaTAAAGCAGCATTTACTTGCAGCCTACAGCCCTCAAACAAGCTTGACGTTTGGCCCTTCATAGTAAAACATTTGGACAAATACTTGATTTGAATTCTTCTGACATCACATGAGTTTGTCATGCGCAGTTCTTTAGGATTGCAAAGGTGAGACAGACCTCTATTCCAAAGAGGCAAATCACATGGTATAAAATGAAGTTTCTTGTTGGCTTTCTTCACACCAGACTGGAGCAGCTGCAGAGGTATGACTGGAAAGACAACTGAACTTTATGTGACTCACTTTGATGTGAATTTGTTAATGCAGCTGAATTTTACATTGAGAATAAGATTGTGCTATCTTAGTTATCTTGATGCACATTGCTAAACCTCCCatattctcttctcttctcttttttttttttttgttaggaaaGCAGTGCTATCAAAAAATGAACGTTTCACTAGGGAGTAACATCACACAGCCCAAGTATCTGCGGGACAGCTTTAGCTCAGCGGTGACTAAGAATGTGATCGTGGTTGGTTTGTGCATCTCCATCAACTATATCAATGGCACGCTCGTCCACACCTTCATCAAGCATGAGATCTTTAAAGGAAACCCTCGCTACATTCTCTTTATTCACATGGTGTTCAATGACATGATTCAGCTGATGATTGCAGTTGTCCTTCACATTTTAAGCTACACTGTGTTTACTCTCAATGTCTCTTTCTGCTGTGTTTTATTGATGAGTGTTATATTCACAACTCTCAACACACCGCTGAATCTCGCTTCCATGGCTATAGAGCGCTATATAGCCATATGCAACCCTTTACGTCATGCTCAGATCTGTACCATACGTAAAACGTACACCCTTATCGGCCTGATCTGGGTCCTGAGTGCCACTCAGGTTCTACCAGACCTGTTCATCCTGTTGGCTACAAAACCTATAACCTTCTTCTACAGCAACATCCCCTGCATCAGAGATTATGTGTTTGATAACCCATATATAGTAGACAAGAGAAATGTTGTGTACATCATTTACCTGACCTTTGTATGGCTCACTATAGTGTATACTTACTTGAAGATCATGTTTATTGCAAAGGCCACAAACTCAGATGCTCGCAAAGCTCGGAGTACCATCATCCTACACGGGATCCAGCTTCTGATGTGCATGCTAACGTTTGTCGGGCCCTTCCTGGACAGGCTGCTCGCAGAAATGTTTCCACTGTTTATTACAGATATGAGATTCTCAAGCTATTTAGTAATCCAGATAATGCCCAGGTTTATCAGTCCAGTGGTTTACGGCATGAGAGATCAAACGTTTTGCAAATACTTGAAAAGATACTTACTGTGTACAATGTTCAAGATGAGGAGAAAAATACAAACCCTCCAACCAAGTGGAAATTTGGCAAAGGTTTCTAATAAATCCATGTGAATGTtcactatattaaaatattgtgaagGAAATGTTGACTTTGTAAGCAACATCTGTGGATGAATatgatttgtttgaaatattatttaataaatatatactgcaCTACATGCACAATGAGCATAATTAA
This region includes:
- the LOC109091205 gene encoding odorant receptor 131-2-like, giving the protein MHIAKPPIFSSLLFFFFLLGKQCYQKMNVSLGSNITQPKYLRDSFSSAVTKNVIVVGLCISINYINGTLVHTFIKHEIFKGNPRYILFIHMVFNDMIQLMIAVVLHILSYTVFTLNVSFCCVLLMSVIFTTLNTPLNLASMAIERYIAICNPLRHAQICTIRKTYTLIGLIWVLSATQVLPDLFILLATKPITFFYSNIPCIRDYVFDNPYIVDKRNVVYIIYLTFVWLTIVYTYLKIMFIAKATNSDARKARSTIILHGIQLLMCMLTFVGPFLDRLLAEMFPLFITDMRFSSYLVIQIMPRFISPVVYGMRDQTFCKYLKRYLLCTMFKMRRKIQTLQPSGNLAKVSNKSM